A region of the Conger conger chromosome 6, fConCon1.1, whole genome shotgun sequence genome:
AAGAATAGGGAGTCATTGTTTCTCCAATGaaatcaatgtattttttttcccaacCGTGTGTCAAATGAGCCGTTTTCGTCACTTTCCAAACaagtctctctttttttttttttagttggaCAAAACATTTGGAAGAACATGTAACAAGtccattttaataattatttcgtctcacaaatgtattttagcattttcctgtcctggagagccacagcgtTCGctggtttattatttattattagtttaGTAGAGAGGGACAATgcacattaaaggtacaataggtaatttgtgttaaaacattgttacaagaccattgtaaatcccttcctatcattgaaaaaggctcactgacatattggctcaccctctgcctgtgtttatagtccttaaattcgggtttcaaaacatacaattGATGGAGGGGGGGtttcagagaagggggaggataaataatgttgtggtttgagggtgtttttggctgcaattctttTCCATTAGAAGtacgaaattacctattgtaccttaatGTTAATGTGCCACAGTGGCATGAGGAAAACATGCGTGCTTCACAcagtgttagctggataactgcactgggtaaACACACATGCTTCACAcagtgttagctggataactgcactgggtaaACACACATGCTCCACACAgcattagctggataactgaacTGGGTAAACACACATGCTCCACACAgcgttagccggataactgcactgggtcAAAGCCatagtccaggggtcagaaagtcctgCTATGTTTGTCTTCTACCCACCAACTCAGCCAACTGATTTAAATTATTGTAGTTCTATCTATCCTAGCTGGTGAATTATGCTAATGACCAAATCTAGCTGGGTCAGAACAAAATTCTGGACTGGAGGACACCTCtgggtaaaacccggaacagctatTTTTACTTAAGTCCATGTTCTAGATTTGGGAGGATTCTGGGCTTTTCTCAGCGCAGTTAtgcagctcagtaatcctgcttcatgatgcAGGCTTGGGTCAGCAGGGACTTAAACCCGAAACCTCCTTCCTGCGACGTTCCTCTGTGCCGCTCCATTTTTGGTGCGTTTAAGAAAAGTCAACGACTGGCTCCACACTTTGTTTCCAAGGCCTAAGTTTCCTGCAGACTGAGACCCAACTGACATTTGATCTAAAGTAGCTGTGTCATTGTGTTCACAACAGAAGATTATCCTGAATCATCAGCCAAAATGAACTtgtcccaccccccaccccccttccccagccTTCTTTTTTTGAGGCAGTCTGAACACAGTCATAATCTCCACAGAAGATTACACTCCGATTCGTAGcccaaaggggggtggggggtggggtggggggggcagctcTGACTGGATGAGACTGAGAACGGGAGGAGCTGACTCATGGCAACTCATTGTTTTTTGTGCTGTGGAAGGAAAAATACTTCTATTGAATCAAATGGGTCAGTGAAAGATGGTCACACCACCTTAATGATTTCAGTTAAAAAGATACAGGAGAGAGAGTAGCCCATAATCAGTCATTTACTGCGGCTACTAAGGGGTGTTCTTTTTTTGGCAAGTTCACGAGCACAATAAAACCCTGGCATGAAACGGCAGGATGTGGAGCCAAGTAAAGTTAAAGACTTGCCTGAAACCCTCGCCCTTGTCCACAAGACGTCCAAAAGAGGTGCTCCCTCTCCTTTCACTCTCAAAATACTTTTCAGTTCAAGCATGTAATGCAATAGCTTGGGACACAAAATGCACAATTTAGCGAAACATTTAGCGAGTCTCTGGACTTTAAAAGGAGATTGGGAAGGGGCAGTGGGGGTTAGATTACACTGCACCAATTCAGAACATTTCTGACCAATTACAGCATGCCACCTGGAGCAATGAACTCAATCATCTACTTAAGTTTAACAAACAGCGTAGGCTTTGGGTTTGGGCCCGAATGATGGTTTGACGGTTTGACGGTTTGTTGGGAGAGCAAAGTTCTGTccacttattttttaaatgctcaaATTCTAAATTAATTGTCTTCCATCTTACTTTCTTATTgtgttgatattattattattgtaagaTTATATCACTTTAACCAATAAGTTATTCATATGCATTGACAAGAATCCAGTAGTTTAAAACCCTGCTGGTGGAGCTGAATAAATCATAGAGTACAGCTCGATACAGAATATGAATCTTTAAAAACATCACTATTGGAGTTGATGTCAATCAGATGATTGTCGTTAGGCCGTTAAAACATCATATTACATgaaatgtcatttggctgatgcttttatccaaagtgacttacagttgattagactacgtaggagacaaccctcccctggagcaatgccttgctcaagggcccaacgtctgtgcggatcttattgtggctacacaattAAATTATCTTGGAGTACTCCCAACTTCTGACAGATTTGGTGAAAATTTAGGCCATTCCGTTCAAAGACCTTGTGGCATCGTAGATCACAGACAGTGCAAGTTTGAGACGCGAATAAACTCCTCTCCTGATGGCATGGTTTTCTTAGGCTAGAATACTCATACTTAATGACAGTTAAGGTCCAAATAATTACATATCATGAAAGTAAAACTGTAAAACCAGAACAGAGTTCACTTTGACGACCTCACATTACCCTGAAACTCAGCAACACTCGAGGGGAGGATAAGCATGGCCTCTGGTTTTTGGTGTTGAGATACTGGCATCTCCAGTTACGGAAGAACGTTTGCACTCCTTCCGGTCCTGGTCGCCATCTTGTGAAATCGGCGTATTGTGATAACCATAACCACTGCTCAGAGTATGAAAATGTTCATAAAATTCCTGCCTCTTGGCTTAGTGGGAAAACGGTGAGTgacaaccctaacccccactcCTTCGGTTGATGGAAGTTGATcaactgaagacacacacacgcacgtgcacgtgcacgcacacacacacacacacacacacacacacaaacaaacaaacaaaacttcaACAGAATAGTTTCAAACTTTGTTTTAATCAAGAAGCAATAAATAAAGTGCACTAAACAAAATATACATGACCTAATGTATCTAGCTGGGCTGCAGTGAGGGGGGGCAGTATATTTTTAGAATTCATGTTCAGGGGCAGTACTCTAGTCCCCTTCTTCCACACATTTCCCGGGTCCTGGGCCTGCTACTGAATGGCTAAATACACAGGCTCGGCACAACGCCGGGCTGCTCTTTGACAGTCTGTTCTCTGAGAGTcagagaccagaccagaccgcGAAAGCCGAGAGATACTACGACACCGTCTATGTAAAACCGAAGCAGAATTATGAAGTTCCTGCAACCTTCTCAGTGACACTTAGCACAGCACTGTAAAGCATGGCTGGTATCACTAAAGCACACATTAAGTCATGAACTGTAACACAAGCTAACCTGTCATGTATCAgacccaaaataaatacataaataagtaTGACACCATTGTGGAGCAGGCATTCACTGAGCACAGGTTACTCTAACCTTCAACCTTTACTCTAGCAGCTggaaatgatgaaaatgttaTTGACCACCTTCACATGAAATAGACATGGTCATGTTATTATTAACGACATTAGCACATGGTAATGTTATTATTAACCACATTAGCAGAGGGCGATGTTATTATTGACCACATTAGCACATGGTGATGTTATTACTAACCACATTAGCACATGATGAAGTTATTACTAACCACATTAGCACATGGTGATGTGATTAACCACATTAGCACATGGTCCTGTTATTATTAACCACATGATAAAGTTATTACTAACCACATTAGCACATGATGAAGTTATTACTAACCACATTAGCACATGATGAAGTTATTACTAACCACATTAGCAAACGGTGATGTGATTAACCACATTAGCACATGGTCATGTCATTATTAACCACATTAGCACATGGTAATGTTATAATTCACCACATTAGCACATGGTAAAGTTATTATTAACCACATTAGCACATGGTAATGTTATTATTAACCACATTAGCATATGGTAATGTAATTATTAACCACATTAGCACATGGTAATGTTATTATTAGCGTACTACAAGAAACGTACAGGAAAAAGCTTAACCTCTGACAAATGGGCAAATGCACCACATAAAATAAGCCTTGTTAGCAACAAAGCGCTCTCTCAGAATCTCTGTGATAGTGTTGCGATGCTACTCCATTAGCGCAATGCTATTACTATACTATACTGCCCCAGAGAAACCACACTGCCCCGGAGAGACCACACTGCCCCGGAGAGACCACACTGCCTGGAGAAACCACACTTGGGCATTAGATCACTGCACACTGAGCAGGTCTCGTTTcacagatgatgatgatgatgatgatgatgatgatgacgtaCTAGCTAAcccatataaaaataaaacatgtcagagtatacacacacacaggagcactgTGGGACAGCTCGAGACTCCGCCCCATGTTCTGACTGACAGGCGCACCcccgggggcggggcgggggcaggggggcggggcggggcggggccggggcggcTGCCCCAGCAGGCCCCTCCCGCGCGGGGGTGCTACACGCTCGTCCGACACTTGGGGAAGATGGGCCCCCCCTCAAGCCGTCTCTTTCGCACTGCGGAGatcaaacacacagagcggACACATCAGTGCATTCCCACCAGCTAAGCTCCTTTCCCACAACTCAGAAACAAGCCCTTTAAAGCCCATTTCAGCAAAAGTGTATTCATAAAAGCCTAGAATGAAAGCTTAATGAATAAGTAAGATGATAGGTCTACACTATTCTGTCCTTGTGCGAGCAGCCAGAGCGGACATTGAGCTCCACTGCTCTCCTCCTCACGCAGGAGCTGAAGCCATAACTCTAACACCTAATATGGCCGTGCTGGCCCTGAGACCAGCCAAGCTGCAcacgtgaaaaaaaaatctctaaaATTAGACTCCTCAtttatcacattaaaataatgtttgcaATAGAAAATACTTTCTCAGTCGGCTCAAACTGTCTGCTATTTCACCGCAGGTTCACTGGTGGCTGCACACATGACGTGACgttcattaataaataaacaaattaatgaataaatccGCTTCACGGCGACAGGTACGCAAGcacagagcaggaggaagacgaagatgaagatgaagaaagGAATCATGGGAAATCTGTTGGAGGGCGGAACCGCCCTGAGGCGGGAACGGAGGAAGTGCGTGGGGGTGATGTCATCACCCTGTGGTCACATGACCGCCAAGGACAGACGACATCGCCGGCATCTCTCCTGGAGCCGCGCGGCTGGCGGTACCCGTACAGAACTGCAGGATCCTCCAGCAGCTTCTCAGGCCAAGTAACGGCGGAAAAGCCGAAACAGACTTCTAGGTTACAGATTCAAATCCCAAGTTGACCACTTCAGAAAGACCACCAAACCCAGGGTGACAGCACCAGCTGCTGAAATTCAGTTTGCATGGATATTGAAGAGGGAATCCGCTAAGCAGATattaaaaactacaaaaaacttttaaagatatttttcacAGGCCTGTTAACAGTCTCACAGAGGGTACCACAGGACCGGACCCGGCctgtgtgtaaaatatgtgGCCCCTGTAAAACGTGTGTCTGGCCCGTGTAAAATGTGTGCCTGGCCCATGTAAAACGTGTGTAATTATTATTCCAGTCCTGATCAGTCAGGCACGCACAGGCTGTGGAGAGACAATGGCCGTGTCTGAAATCGCACACTTGTGTACCTGTGCATTCATGTACCTGTGTCCCCTCGTGTTCCAATGAGCCCAACTTACAAGTGCAGCAACAAGTTAACTACTTAGAATGCAAGAACATTAAAAAATCTGTTAATTTTGGACACACTTTTACTGTAACGTCATGAATCTTCTGACCGTCATCTGACATGCATCCGACTGGAAACAGTGACTCGCCTGAAGTGAGTTTGCTAGTCAGCTGTGTTACAGCAGACAACATATTTGTTATACAAATGTGTGGTGAACATACATTggtatatttttaataataaagtaaaaattggAAATGCTTAGCTGTATGTATATTAAGGCTAAAATGAGACAAAACATGATATTCGCGGCTAACATTAGTCATCTCCAGCCAATGATATTAGCTAGCTGCAGCATTGTATTTTTAGCTAGAAAAGATTGCATATTTAAGACTCGAATTTCTTCTTTGCAGTGGGCTCTGAAAACGCATTCACTACTGGGAACGGAAACTGATCTCCGAAGCACAGCAGTACTACCAGTTTTATACTCGAGCTTGGGACACACTTGATCACATCAAATTATGCACCAACTAGTCCACAAGTCTGCAATTTGAGACACGGCCTAGGCACTGAGGACCCCACACAAGAGCAGGGAAGAAGAGTCAGGGCAGATGGATAGAGTACAGGGGCTGCTGGGAAGCTGGAGGACTGAGTCATGCTGAGAGCAACAgagagccagcagggggcggtgTGGAGCGAGAGACAGGAGGGACACCcccagggaggaagagagagtgagacgggCAATACATCTCTCTTTACTTGGACTTCGTTTTGAATTTTTTGCGAAAAGCCTTCTCCAGCTCTGGGACggacagggtgagggtgaagGAGCCGTCTGAGTCGGAACGAACCACACGAGCtgcaacacaacaacaacactaaaacacacactacacaacaacactaaaacacacactacacaacacaacaacactaaaacacacactacacaacacaacaacactaaaacacacactacataacaacactaaaacacacactacacaacacaacaacactaaaacacacactacacaacacaacaacactaaaacacacactacacaacacaacaacactaaaacacacactacataacaacactaaaacacacactacacaacacaacaacactaaaacacacactacacaacacaacaacactaaaacacactacacaacacaacaacactgaaacacacactacacaacaacACTAAAACAAACGCATACACAATATGCACTATATACACTAACCCAAACTacaacactaaaacacacactgcacacaacagagtttacaaaacacatacaacacactatacacactaacTTGAGCCGCACCACAGCACTAAAACACATGCTattcacaacagacacacaacagaGCAGGGtttacacactatacacatagCACAACAGGGGTTTACAACATGCtaaaacacacaatatacacacaacatacactatacacacaacaGTGGGTTACAATGCAACGTTTACACACACTACGcaagtagacacacacacactcacactcacagtcatacagtcatacacacacacacacacacacagacacacagacacacacactcacacacacacacacacacacacacacacacacacacacacacagtgtctcagtaGCAGGGCTATGCAGCGCTGAGATTGTGTAAACATGTTCCTCACAGAGGAGCGCTCCTCAGGCTCACAGCACAGAAGGTCACTGAAGCTAATTAGCGGCCGATCTTCCTGGAAGAGCAGGAACACCAAACTCCGGACAAAGTGCCGTCCAGCTTCCGAACACTGGCATTCCGGCTAAGCTCAGTTGACGATGCCATATCTGTGCTTGAACTGAGCTTGTAATTAGCCGGCGTGCCATGAACCCGTTCCTGTTATGACACAGAGGCAAGGCTCTGAGACCGCCACGGCTGCAGAGTCACAGCTAACGGTTCCTGCGCGGGTCCTTCACCCAGCTCCTGGGGACACGGTTCACCCAGCTCCTGGGGACACGGTTCACCCAGCTCCTGGGGACCCGGTTCACCCAGCTCCTGGGGACACGGTTCACCCAGCTCCTGGGGACACGGTTCACCCAGCTCCTGGGGACACGGTTCACCCAGCTCCTGGGGACCCGGTTCACCCAGCTCCTGGGGACACGGTTCACCCAGCTCCTGGGGACACGGTTCACCCAGCTCCTGGGGACACGGTTCACCCAGCTCCTGGGGACACGGTTCACCCAGCTCCTGGGGACACGGTTCACCCAGCTCCTGGGGACCCGGTTCACCCAGCTCCTGGGGACACGGTTCACCCAGCTCCTGGGGACACGGTTCACCCAGCTCCTGGGGACCCGGTTCACCCAGCTCCTGGGGACACGGTTCACCCAGCTCCTGGGGACACGGTTCACCCAGCTCCTGGGGACACGGTTCACCCAGCTCCTGGGGACACGGTTCACCCAGCTCCTGGGGACACGGTTCACCCAGCTCCTGGGGACACGGTTCACCCAGCTCCTGGGGACACGGTTCACCCAGCTCCTGGGGACACGGTTCACCCAGCTCCTGGGGACACGGTTCACCCAGCTCCTGGGGTTTGGGCTCTGAGGGTCTGAAGTGTTACATGAGAACGAGGCAGTCTGGACAGGTGTGTAGTCTGGTCACAATCACTGAccaggtatatgtgtgtgtgtgtgtgtgtgcacagaccCAGAtctttgttggtgtgtgtgggtgtgtatgcacAGACCCAGAtctttgttggtgtgtgtgtgtgtgtgtgtgtgtgcgcacagacCCAGAtctttgttggtgtgtgtgggtgtgtgagcacAGACCCAGAtctttgttggtgtgtgtgtgtgtgtgtgggtgtgagtgagtgtgtgtgtctgtgtgtgtgagtgtgtgactgtgtgtgtgtgagtgtgtgactgtgtgtgtgtgtgtgtgtgtatgcgtgtgtgtgtgtgtgagtgtgtgtgtcagagagtgtgtgtgcgtgtgtgtgagtacccaGGTCTTTGttggtgtgtatttgtgtgtgagtgcgtacgtgtgtgagtgagtgtgtgtgcgtgtgtgtgtgagtgagtgtgtgtgtgtgtgtgtgtgtgtgtgtttgtgtgtgagtgagtgtgtgtgagtgtgtgtgtgtgtgtgtgagtgtgtgtgtgagtgtgtgagtgtgtgtgtgtgtgtgagtgtgagtgtgtgagtgagtgtgtgtgtgtgtgtgtgtgtgtgtgtgtgtgtgagtgtgtgtgtgtgtgtgtgtgtgtgtgtttgtgtgtgagtgagtgtgtgtgagtgtgtgtgtgtgtgtgtgagtgtgtgtgtgagtgtgtgagtgtgtgtgtgtgtgtgagtgtgagtgtgtgagtgagtgtgtgtgtgtgagtgtgtgtgtgtgtgtgtgtgtgtgtgtgtgagtgtgtgtgtgtgtgtgtgtgtgtgtgtgtgtgagtgtgtgagagagtaccCAGGTCGTTGTTGCTCATCATGGCGTTGGACCCTCTGAGGCGTGGGCCTTGCTGGGTGAAGTGGTATCCGAACTTCAGCAGCGTGCTGTTTTTCTCCAGCATACTGGCGATCTCCATCTCCACCTTATTCCCCAGTGGCTGGCTCTGTGGTGagggcaggggtcaggggtcaggggtcagtaGGGACAGTTTTTTTAGCATAAAGATGCACCCTTTTGCTTGTACCTGTAGGCTACCTGGTTGTTTTGTGCAAAAATGGAGGTGTGCACCTGTTTTTTTAGAGCCAAGATGGAGGTATGTACCTGGTTGTATCACTAAGATGGAAGTGTGTACCTGGTTGTCGATCTTGAGCTCCTGAAGGGTGGTGTTTGACTGCAGAGCGTCCACCAGTGACACGATTCCAGCCCCGGTGATGAAGTTTGACTCCACATTCAGAGACTTGAGGGTGGCGTTCACCTGCAGCATCTCAGCCAGGGCCTGGGGAAAGAGCAACAGCCAATCGGCATGCACCTTCACAACCACATGACCTTCTAAAGGCGGAGCTGCCCCCTCTGCAGGTCAGTAGCTTTGAAaaaaccattgtttttgtttgtaacttaTTCCATGCATAATTCTCGGGGATCCAGTGATAGCAGCACCTAACGGTTGGAGTACTTAAAATAAGACTTTGGCCCTGGCCTGCTCAGTGAGCTCAGAGTGCGTTTCCGTGTTGCAGTGCGGAGCGGTAAGCGGAGGTGGCTGGGGCGAAACCGAGGCGTCGCCGGGGGAGACGGAGGAGGGTGTGCGTACGTAGGCCACGGGGTCGTTACTCCGGGTTCCCACAATGCTCAGCCTCTCCACCACGCTGTTCTCCTTCAGGGCCTCGGCGTAGGCCTTCAGCGTGGGCAcgggaatgttctggaaggagcgagagcgagagcgagagagagagagagagagagagagggagagagagagagagagagagagatggagagcatTAGTACTCATTAGAACAACAGAACAGGGTGggtaaggtacaattcacattgAGAATCAGTTGCCTACAGTCATGAGCGTCACATGTCTTTAGCTCGGGCGGCAGGATCAGCTGCCTGGTAGTCGGAACGTTGTACCATCTagcaaatacaaaatgaatgtgTCCTCCTAGATGAACAGCTGCGTGACAGCGTTCTCTGTGCTGGCTGCCCGCCGGGCCAGGGGAACAGGCACTCACCCGGAGGGGAACAGGCACTCACCCGGAGGGGAACAGCACTCTCACTCACCCGAAGGGGAACAGGCACTCACCCAGAGGGGAACAGGCACTCACCCGGAGGGGAACAGCACTCTCACTCACCCGGAGGGGAACAGCACTCACCCGGAGGGGAACAGCACTCTCACTCACCCGGAGGGGAACAGCACTCTCACTCACCCGGAGGGGAACAGCACTCTCACTCACCCGGAGGGGAACAGCACTCTCACTCACCCGGAGGGGAACAGCACTCACCCGTAGGGGAACAGGCACTCACCCGAAGGGGAACAGCACTCACCCGGAGGGGAACAGCACTCACCCGGAGGGGAACAGGCACTCAACCGGAGGGGAACAGCACTCTCACTCACCCGGAGGGGAacagcactcacactcacccggAGGGGAACAGCACTCACCCGGAGGGGAACAGGCACTCAACTGGAGGGGAACAGCACTCTCACTCACCCGGAGGGGAACAGCACTCACCCGGATGTTGTTGAGGTTCACCTCCACCAGGTCGGGGTCGTTGCTGCGGATCTTCTCCAGGGTGTCCTGCACGTCGGTGGAGTTGGGCTCCTCGTCCGGGACAGGCTTGTACTGCGTGCACTGGATCACGCCTGGAGCACGGCAggcaaacacgcacatacacacgtgtgtgAATCACACGCCTCACATGGCGGGGAGACTCAGTGTTTCAtccctgctgattggctgagagacttCCTGTCTAAtccctgctgattggctgagagacttCCTGTCTAAtccctgctgattggctgagagactcACTGTTTAATCCCTGCTGACTGGCTGAGAGACTCACTGTTTAAaccctgctgattggctgagagactcACTGTTTAATCCCTGCTGACTGGCTGAGAGACTCACTGTTTAAaccctgctgattggctgagagactcACTGTTTAagccctgctgattggctgagagactcACTGTTTAAaccctgctgattggctgagagactcACTGTTTAAaccctgctgattggctgagagacgcACTGTTTAAaccctgctgattggctgagagactcACTGTTTAagccctgctgattggctgagagactcACTGTTTAAACCCTGCTGACTGGCTGAGAGACTCACTGTTTAAGCCCTGCTTGTTGACAATGGTGCTGCTGGCCAGGGCCTCGTAGTACTGCTGGTTACTCATCAGGGTGTGCATCCCCAAGATGGCTGccgcaggagagggagggggagggagagaggggagaaggggggagaaaggggagagagaattATGGAGAAAGTgacaatgagaaacaaaatgtcaTCATTGACAGTTCAGCAGGAAGCCCGTTGTGACTGTGCGACATCACCTCCTACCCAACAGAACAGCCAGCACGAGAGGCAGAGGAGCcagtcagagcagcacagccccagcacaccccacccaaacaccatccacaccccacccaaacaccacCCAAACACCATCCACGCCCCACCCAAACACCAGCCACACGTCAGCCACGCCCCACCCAAACACCAGCCACGCCCCACCCAAACACCAGccacaccccacccaaacaccagCCACGCCTCACCCAAACACCCACCACGCCCCACCCAAACACCAGccacaccccacccaaacaccagCCACGCCTCACCCAAACACCCACCACGCCCCACCCAAACACCAGccacaccccacccaaacaccagccacaccccacccaaacaccagccacaccccacccaaacaccagCCACGCCTCACCCAAACACCCACCACGCCCCACCCAAACACCAGccacaccccacccaaacaccagccacaccccacccaaacaccagccacaccccacccaaacaccagccacaccccacccaaacaccagccacaccccacccaaacaccagccacaccccacccaaacaccagccacaccccacccaaacacccaccacgccccacccaaacaccagccacaccccacccaaacaccagccacaccccacccaaacaccagccacaccccacccaaacacccaccacgccccacccaaacaccagccacaccccacccaaacacccaccacgccccacccaaacaccagccacaccccacccaaacacccaccacacaccaccca
Encoded here:
- the tmod1 gene encoding tropomodulin-1 isoform X2 yields the protein MSHRKEMEKYRDVDEDELLKKLSEEELRMLEDELEELDPNNELLPAGLRQKDQTKKAPTGTFQRDNLLAHLEKQAQEHPDKEDLVPFTGEKRGKAWVPKKVVVDPILESVSLEPELEEALANASDAELCDIAAILGMHTLMSNQQYYEALASSTIVNKQGLNSVIQCTQYKPVPDEEPNSTDVQDTLEKIRSNDPDLVEVNLNNIRNIPVPTLKAYAEALKENSVVERLSIVGTRSNDPVAYALAEMLQVNATLKSLNVESNFITGAGIVSLVDALQSNTTLQELKIDNQSQPLGNKVEMEIASMLEKNSTLLKFGYHFTQQGPRLRGSNAMMSNNDLVRKRRLEGGPIFPKCRTSV
- the tmod1 gene encoding tropomodulin-1 isoform X1, which codes for MSHRKEMEKYRDVDEDELLKKLSEEELRMLEDELEELDPNNELLPAGLRQKDQTKKAPTGTFQRDNLLAHLEKQAQEHPDKEDLVPFTGEKRGKAWVPKKVVVDPILESVSLEPELEEALANASDAELCDIAAILGMHTLMSNQQYYEALASSTIVNKQGLNSVIQCTQYKPVPDEEPNSTDVQDTLEKIRSNDPDLVEVNLNNIRNIPVPTLKAYAEALKENSVVERLSIVGTRSNDPVAYALAEMLQVNATLKSLNVESNFITGAGIVSLVDALQSNTTLQELKIDNQSQPLGNKVEMEIASMLEKNSTLLKFGYHFTQQGPRLRGSNAMMSNNDLARVVRSDSDGSFTLTLSVPELEKAFRKKFKTKSNAKETA